A genomic stretch from Spongiibacter nanhainus includes:
- a CDS encoding heme lyase CcmF/NrfE family subunit, producing the protein MIVEFGHFALILGLCFALALAVLPMVGVWQNNTRLMAAGRPLAYGQMLFTTLSISALFYAFLTDDFSVNIVAIQSNTLLPTAYKFSALWGGHEGSLLLWVEILAIWTVAVALFSRQLPLDILARVLSVMGMVAVGFFGFSLFTSNPFQRNVLATPADGQDLNPLLQDPGMVIHPPMLYVGYVGFSVAFAFAIAALLSGRMDASWARWSRPWTNTAWLFLTLGITLGSWWAYYELGWGGWWFWDPVENASFMPWLVGTALIHSLAVTEKRGSLKSWTLLLAIFAFSLSLLGTFLVRSGVLTSVHAFAADPTRGMFILAFLVIVVGGSLTLYAFKAPAQEGGQGFQWLSREALLLANNIILVVAAVTVLLGTLFPLIMDFAGLGKYSVGPPYFNALFVPLCVVLALIVGIGPSSQWKRTRVERWLKAVIVAFVASVILGGVLPALFGGEWRFAASLGAVLFFWIVNTTLVNLRDKTRNASSFVAGLRKLSPSYYGMVLAHLGLAMAILSVGMVSSYNDERDLRMNVGEETTTAFGYRVRFNSIAAIEGPNFRGQQGSFSLYDGDRLIAELKPEKRRYHARSAQVMTEAAIDAGIWRDVYIALGEPVAKEAWAVRIHIKPFVRWMWVGGALMALGALLAMSDKRYRPNAGRRTGSNSKQGASHAAG; encoded by the coding sequence GCCGATGGTGGGGGTGTGGCAAAACAACACCAGGCTGATGGCGGCGGGCCGGCCTCTAGCCTACGGCCAGATGCTGTTCACCACACTGTCTATCAGCGCGCTGTTTTATGCGTTTTTAACCGATGACTTCTCGGTAAACATTGTCGCCATACAGTCCAATACACTGCTGCCCACGGCGTATAAGTTCAGCGCGCTGTGGGGTGGTCACGAAGGCTCGCTGTTACTGTGGGTGGAGATTCTCGCCATCTGGACGGTGGCTGTTGCGCTGTTTTCACGCCAATTGCCCTTGGATATTTTGGCTCGTGTGCTGTCGGTAATGGGCATGGTGGCGGTGGGCTTTTTTGGTTTTTCCCTGTTCACGTCCAATCCCTTCCAGCGCAACGTTCTGGCTACACCGGCCGACGGCCAGGATCTCAATCCGCTGCTGCAAGACCCGGGAATGGTCATTCACCCCCCCATGCTATATGTGGGGTATGTGGGCTTCTCTGTAGCCTTCGCTTTTGCCATCGCGGCTCTGCTTAGCGGCAGGATGGATGCCAGCTGGGCGCGTTGGTCCAGGCCTTGGACAAATACCGCTTGGCTGTTCCTGACCCTGGGTATCACCTTGGGGAGCTGGTGGGCCTATTATGAATTGGGCTGGGGCGGCTGGTGGTTCTGGGACCCGGTGGAAAACGCGTCTTTTATGCCCTGGTTAGTGGGCACGGCGCTTATCCACTCCCTGGCGGTGACTGAAAAGCGGGGCAGTCTTAAAAGCTGGACGCTGTTGTTGGCGATTTTCGCCTTCTCTCTGAGTTTGCTGGGGACGTTCCTGGTGCGCTCCGGGGTGCTGACCTCGGTGCATGCCTTTGCCGCCGACCCGACTAGGGGGATGTTTATTCTCGCCTTTTTGGTGATTGTGGTGGGCGGTTCGCTGACGCTCTACGCGTTTAAGGCGCCGGCACAAGAGGGCGGCCAGGGCTTTCAGTGGCTCAGTCGCGAGGCACTGTTGCTGGCCAACAACATCATTTTGGTGGTCGCGGCGGTTACTGTGTTGTTGGGCACATTGTTCCCGCTAATTATGGATTTTGCCGGCTTGGGTAAATACTCCGTCGGTCCGCCGTATTTTAATGCGCTGTTTGTGCCGCTTTGCGTGGTTCTGGCGCTCATTGTGGGTATCGGCCCCAGCAGCCAGTGGAAGCGAACTCGGGTTGAACGTTGGCTGAAGGCGGTTATTGTGGCCTTCGTTGCCAGTGTTATTTTGGGTGGTGTGCTGCCAGCCCTGTTCGGCGGTGAGTGGCGTTTCGCCGCCAGTTTGGGGGCGGTGCTGTTCTTTTGGATCGTCAATACCACCTTGGTGAACCTGAGGGATAAAACCCGCAATGCTTCCAGCTTTGTGGCTGGCTTGCGCAAGCTGTCGCCTTCTTACTACGGCATGGTACTGGCCCACCTTGGGCTGGCCATGGCCATTCTGTCGGTGGGGATGGTGAGCAGTTATAACGACGAACGGGACCTCCGTATGAACGTCGGTGAGGAAACCACCACGGCGTTTGGCTATCGGGTACGCTTCAATAGTATCGCAGCCATTGAAGGCCCAAATTTCCGCGGCCAACAGGGCTCCTTTAGTCTCTACGATGGCGATCGCCTCATCGCGGAATTGAAGCCGGAAAAACGTCGCTATCACGCCCGCAGCGCCCAGGTGATGACAGAGGCTGCGATTGACGCTGGAATCTGGCGCGACGTGTATATTGCCCTCGGCGAGCCGGTAGCCAAAGAGGCCTGGGCGGTGCGTATTCATATCAAACCCTTTGTGCGCTGGATGTGGGTAG